Proteins co-encoded in one Brassica rapa cultivar Chiifu-401-42 chromosome A02, CAAS_Brap_v3.01, whole genome shotgun sequence genomic window:
- the LOC103850954 gene encoding potassium transporter 8 isoform X1 → MDLERLSPRNQVKKESWWTVLTLAYQSLGVVYGDLATSPLYVYKSTFAEDIQHSETNEEIFGVLSLIFWTLTLIPLVKYVFIVLRADDNGEGGTFALYSLLCRHARISSLPNFQLADEDLSEYKKTSGDNPRNLKAKGWSLKNTLEKHKVLQNMLLVLALIGTCMVIGDGVLTPAISVFSAVSGLELSMSKQQHQYVEVPVVCAILILLFSLQHYGTHRLGFLFAPIVLAWLLCISTIGVYNIFHWNPHVYKALSPYYICKFLKKTGTRGWMSLGGILLCITGSEAMFADLGHFTQLSIQIAFTFAVYPSLILAYMGQAAYLSKHHVLESDYRIGFYVSVPEKIRWPVLAIAILAAVVGSQAIITGTFSIIKQCTSLGCFPKVKIVHTSSKMHGQIYIPEINWTLMLLCLAVTVGFRDTKHISNASGLAVITVMLVTTCLMSLVIVLCWRKSSLYALAFIFFFGTIESLYFSASLIKFLEGAWVPLALSFIFLLIMYVWHYGTVMRYEFDVQNKVSINWLLTLFGSSNLGIVRVRGIGVINTELVSGIPAIFSHFITNLPAFHQVVVFLCVKSVPVPHVKPEERFLVGRVGPKEYRLYRCIARYGYRDVHKDDVEFEQDLICSIAEFIRSDKAFDESPDQENETGSNERLTVVAASSSNLEGVQIYEDDGEQSEVTEAQAPSPRVKKRVRFVLPESSRIDRSAEEELTELTEAREAGMAFIMGHSYVRAKSGSSVMKKMAINFGYDFLRRNSRGPCYGLSTPHASTLEVGMVYIV, encoded by the exons atggATCTCGAGCGTCTGAGCCCAAGGAACCAAGTTAAG AAAGAATCTTGGTGGACGGTTCTGACATTAGCTTACCAGAGCTTAGGTGTGGTCTACGGAGATTTAGCTACTTCACCATTGTATGTCTACAAGAGCACTTTCGCTGAAGACATCCAACACTCTGAAACAAACGAAGAGATCTTTGGTGTTCTGTCTCTCATCTTCTGGACATTAACTCTAATCCCATTAGTCAAGTACGTCTTTATTGTTCTTCGTGCTGATGATAACGGCGAAGGTGGGACTTTTGCTCTCTACTCTTTACTCTGTCGCCATGCTAGAATCAGCTCTTTGCCTAATTTCCAGCTTGCCGATGAGGACCTTTCTGAGTATAAGAAAACTTCCGGGGACAATCCGAGGAATTTAAAAGCTAAGGGGTGGAGTTTGAAAAACACATTGGAGAAGCATAAGGTTCTGCAGAACATGTTGCTTGTTCTTGCTTTGATTGGGACTTGTATGGTCATTGGTGATGGTGTTCTAACACCTGCAATCTCTG tTTTCTCAGCAGTCTCTGGATTAGAGTTATCCATGTCCAAGCAGCAACATCAAT ATGTGGAGGTGCCTGTAGTCTGCGCCATACTGATACTATTGTTCTCACTACAACACTATGGAACACATCGTTTAGGCTTTTTGTTTGCTCCCATTGTACTTGCATGGCTTCTCTGCATAAGCACCATTGGTGTATACAACATCTTCCACTGGAATCCTCATGTTTACAAAGCATTGTCTCCTTATTACATATGCAAGTTCCTCAAAAAAACTGGTACACGTGGCTGGATGTCTCTCGGTGGCATCCTTTTATGCATAACAG GCTCAGAAGCTATGTTTGCTGATCTAGGACACTTCACTCAGTTGTCAATACag ATTGCGTTCACATTCGCTGTTTATCCGTCGTTAATACTTGCATACATGGGTCAAGCTGCTTATCTGTCTAAGCACCATGTTCTCGAGAGTGATTACCGGATAGGCTTCTACGTTTCAGTACCAG AGAAAATAAGATGGCCGGTTCTTGCAATTGCCATTCTTGCGGCTGTTGTCGGAAGCCAGGCGATAATCACGGGAACATTCTCGATCATCAAGCAATGCACTTCTCTAGGTTGCTTCCCTAAAGTCAAAATCGTCCACACATCTTCGAAAATGCACGGCCAGATTTATATCCCGGAGATCAATTGGACTCTCATGCTATTATGCTTGGCAGTGACTGTAGGGTTCCGCGACACCAAACACATAAGCAATGCCTCAG GTTTGGCGGTTATAACCGTTATGCTAGTAACAACCTGCCTGATGTCCCTCGTAATAGTCCTATGCTGGCGCAAAAGCTCCCTCTACGCGCTagccttcatcttcttcttcggaACAATCGAATCCCTCTACTTCTCAGCTTCCCTCATCAAGTTCCTCGAAGGCGCGTGGGTCCCCCTCGCCCTCTCCTTCATCTTCCTCCTCATCATGTACGTCTGGCACTACGGAACCGTCATGCGCTACGAGTTCGACGTCCAGAACAAAGTCTCCATCAACTGGCTCCTCACGCTCTTCGGCTCCTCTAACCTAGGAATCGTCCGCGTCCGCGGAATTGGCGTGATCAACACGGAACTCGTCTCAGGCATACCAGCGATCTTCTCTCATTTCATAACCAACCTCCCCGCGTTCCACCAGGTTGTCGTCTTCCTCTGCGTGAAGTCTGTCCCCGTCCCGCATGTTAAACCGGAAGAACGGTTTTTAGTCGGTAGGGTTGGACCGAAGGAGTACCGGTTATACCGGTGTATCGCCCGGTATGGTTACCGTGACGTGCATAAAGATGACGTGGAGTTTGAGCAAGACCTTATTTGTAGTATAGCAGAGTTTATACGTTCGGACAAAGCGTTTGATGAGTCACCAGACCAAGAAAACGAGACGGGGAGCAACGAGAGGCTTACGGTCGTGGCGGCTTCCTCCTCTAATCTCGAAGGTGTTCAGATCTATGAAGACGATGGGGAACAGTCGGAGGTGACTGAGGCGCAGGCTCCTTCGCCGAGAGTTAAGAAAAGGGTGCGGTTCGTGTTGCCGGAGAGTTCGAGGATAGATAGATCAGCGGAGGAGGAGTTGACGGAGCTGACGGAGGCGCGTGAGGCGGGGATGGCGTTTATAATGGGGCATTCTTACGTGAGGGCGAAGTCGGGTTCGAGTGTGATGAAGAAGATGGCTATTAACTTTGGGTATGATTTTCTGAGGAGGAACTCGAGAGGTCCTTGTTATGGTTTGTCTACTCCTCATGCTTCTACTTTAGAAGTTGGTATGGTTTATATAGTGTAA
- the LOC103850954 gene encoding potassium transporter 8 isoform X2, protein MITAKLADEDLSEYKKTSGDNPRNLKAKGWSLKNTLEKHKVLQNMLLVLALIGTCMVIGDGVLTPAISVFSAVSGLELSMSKQQHQYVEVPVVCAILILLFSLQHYGTHRLGFLFAPIVLAWLLCISTIGVYNIFHWNPHVYKALSPYYICKFLKKTGTRGWMSLGGILLCITGSEAMFADLGHFTQLSIQIAFTFAVYPSLILAYMGQAAYLSKHHVLESDYRIGFYVSVPEKIRWPVLAIAILAAVVGSQAIITGTFSIIKQCTSLGCFPKVKIVHTSSKMHGQIYIPEINWTLMLLCLAVTVGFRDTKHISNASGLAVITVMLVTTCLMSLVIVLCWRKSSLYALAFIFFFGTIESLYFSASLIKFLEGAWVPLALSFIFLLIMYVWHYGTVMRYEFDVQNKVSINWLLTLFGSSNLGIVRVRGIGVINTELVSGIPAIFSHFITNLPAFHQVVVFLCVKSVPVPHVKPEERFLVGRVGPKEYRLYRCIARYGYRDVHKDDVEFEQDLICSIAEFIRSDKAFDESPDQENETGSNERLTVVAASSSNLEGVQIYEDDGEQSEVTEAQAPSPRVKKRVRFVLPESSRIDRSAEEELTELTEAREAGMAFIMGHSYVRAKSGSSVMKKMAINFGYDFLRRNSRGPCYGLSTPHASTLEVGMVYIV, encoded by the exons ATGATAACGGCGAAG CTTGCCGATGAGGACCTTTCTGAGTATAAGAAAACTTCCGGGGACAATCCGAGGAATTTAAAAGCTAAGGGGTGGAGTTTGAAAAACACATTGGAGAAGCATAAGGTTCTGCAGAACATGTTGCTTGTTCTTGCTTTGATTGGGACTTGTATGGTCATTGGTGATGGTGTTCTAACACCTGCAATCTCTG tTTTCTCAGCAGTCTCTGGATTAGAGTTATCCATGTCCAAGCAGCAACATCAAT ATGTGGAGGTGCCTGTAGTCTGCGCCATACTGATACTATTGTTCTCACTACAACACTATGGAACACATCGTTTAGGCTTTTTGTTTGCTCCCATTGTACTTGCATGGCTTCTCTGCATAAGCACCATTGGTGTATACAACATCTTCCACTGGAATCCTCATGTTTACAAAGCATTGTCTCCTTATTACATATGCAAGTTCCTCAAAAAAACTGGTACACGTGGCTGGATGTCTCTCGGTGGCATCCTTTTATGCATAACAG GCTCAGAAGCTATGTTTGCTGATCTAGGACACTTCACTCAGTTGTCAATACag ATTGCGTTCACATTCGCTGTTTATCCGTCGTTAATACTTGCATACATGGGTCAAGCTGCTTATCTGTCTAAGCACCATGTTCTCGAGAGTGATTACCGGATAGGCTTCTACGTTTCAGTACCAG AGAAAATAAGATGGCCGGTTCTTGCAATTGCCATTCTTGCGGCTGTTGTCGGAAGCCAGGCGATAATCACGGGAACATTCTCGATCATCAAGCAATGCACTTCTCTAGGTTGCTTCCCTAAAGTCAAAATCGTCCACACATCTTCGAAAATGCACGGCCAGATTTATATCCCGGAGATCAATTGGACTCTCATGCTATTATGCTTGGCAGTGACTGTAGGGTTCCGCGACACCAAACACATAAGCAATGCCTCAG GTTTGGCGGTTATAACCGTTATGCTAGTAACAACCTGCCTGATGTCCCTCGTAATAGTCCTATGCTGGCGCAAAAGCTCCCTCTACGCGCTagccttcatcttcttcttcggaACAATCGAATCCCTCTACTTCTCAGCTTCCCTCATCAAGTTCCTCGAAGGCGCGTGGGTCCCCCTCGCCCTCTCCTTCATCTTCCTCCTCATCATGTACGTCTGGCACTACGGAACCGTCATGCGCTACGAGTTCGACGTCCAGAACAAAGTCTCCATCAACTGGCTCCTCACGCTCTTCGGCTCCTCTAACCTAGGAATCGTCCGCGTCCGCGGAATTGGCGTGATCAACACGGAACTCGTCTCAGGCATACCAGCGATCTTCTCTCATTTCATAACCAACCTCCCCGCGTTCCACCAGGTTGTCGTCTTCCTCTGCGTGAAGTCTGTCCCCGTCCCGCATGTTAAACCGGAAGAACGGTTTTTAGTCGGTAGGGTTGGACCGAAGGAGTACCGGTTATACCGGTGTATCGCCCGGTATGGTTACCGTGACGTGCATAAAGATGACGTGGAGTTTGAGCAAGACCTTATTTGTAGTATAGCAGAGTTTATACGTTCGGACAAAGCGTTTGATGAGTCACCAGACCAAGAAAACGAGACGGGGAGCAACGAGAGGCTTACGGTCGTGGCGGCTTCCTCCTCTAATCTCGAAGGTGTTCAGATCTATGAAGACGATGGGGAACAGTCGGAGGTGACTGAGGCGCAGGCTCCTTCGCCGAGAGTTAAGAAAAGGGTGCGGTTCGTGTTGCCGGAGAGTTCGAGGATAGATAGATCAGCGGAGGAGGAGTTGACGGAGCTGACGGAGGCGCGTGAGGCGGGGATGGCGTTTATAATGGGGCATTCTTACGTGAGGGCGAAGTCGGGTTCGAGTGTGATGAAGAAGATGGCTATTAACTTTGGGTATGATTTTCTGAGGAGGAACTCGAGAGGTCCTTGTTATGGTTTGTCTACTCCTCATGCTTCTACTTTAGAAGTTGGTATGGTTTATATAGTGTAA
- the LOC103851236 gene encoding uncharacterized protein LOC103851236 isoform X1 translates to MGKHGNWVVLSLIFLFFFCGLSSVSAKPPPVKIVSGLLTNVASMLWKLLWSLQTSTTTTTTTKSGVSSRSMVKYESGYNIETVFDGSKLGIEPYAIEVSPNGEELIVLDSENSNIHKIAMPLSRYGKAKLVSGSQEGYTGHVDGKLKEAKMNRPRGLAIDDSGNIYVADTNNMAIRKISDDGVSTIAVGGRRSGGSKEEMMRLSNDFDLIYVSSTCSLLVIDRGNQMIREIHLHDHDCSHHEPETDLHLGTALLVAAAFFGYMLALLVRRVRSLFSSFRHDNKRHHVAKPNMTMAPYQRYPRPVRQPLIPPQHEPEKEEGFLGSLGKLVVKTGSSVSEMISGSRNVTPESFQYRNQQQPDQWAPVQESFAIPEEDGPPGLEPRSGTNTDKTYLRAQGTKQNRSYYQDYDQYENQQKRNVNDTGKFEDNREKNEFVFGAVQEQDGRREAMVIKAVDFNEAMNDQRNLRPRINYMGYSSHVY, encoded by the exons atgggGAAACATGGAAACTGGGTGGTTCTGTCTctaattttcttgtttttcttttgtgggTTGTCTTCAGTTTCAGCTAAGCCGCCTCCTGTTA AGATTGTAAGTGGACTTCTGACAAATGTAGCATCAATGCTGTGGAAATTATTGTGGTCTCTTCAGACATCTACAACCACAACAACCACCACAAAATCTG GTGTTTCTAGCCGTTCAATGGTGAAATATGAAAGTGGATATAATATAGAGACAGTGTTTGATGGAAGTAAGCTTGGGATTGAGCCTTATGCGATTGAAGTTTCCCCTAATGGAGAAGAACTTATTGTCTTGGATTCTGAGAACAGTAACATCCACAAAATTGCCATGCCTCTTTCTAGAT ATGGTAAAGCAAAGCTAGTCTCTGGTTCACAAGAAGGCTACACAGGACACGTGGACGGAAAGCTCAAAGAAGCTAAAATGAATCGTCCTCGAGGGTTAGCTATCGACGACAGTGGAAACATCTACGTCGCAGATACTAACAATATGGCCATACGCAAGATCAGCGACGACG gAGTCTCAACCATCGCCGTTGGTGGAAGACGTAGCGGCGGATCTAAAGAGGAGATGATGAGACTCTCCAATGACTTTGATCTTATCTATGTCTCTTCAACCTGCTCTCTCTTAGTCATTGATCGAGGAAACCAAATGATTAGAGAGATTCATCTCCACGATCATGACTGTTCTCATCACGAACCCGAAACAGATCTTCATCTTG GAACCGCTTTGCTCGTTGCTGCTGCATTTTTTGGATATATGCTTGCATTATTAGTACGTAGAGTACGATCATTGTTCTCTTCGTTTCGTCAT gaTAATAAGAGACATCATGTAGCTAAACCGAACATGACAATGGCTCCATATCAACGTTATCCAAGACCGGTTCGACAGCCATTAATCCCACCTCAGCATGAAccggaaaaagaagaaggattTCTCGGTTCGCTTGGAAAGCTTGTGGTTAAAACCGGTTCTTCGGTTTCTGAGATGATATCCGGTTCAAGGAATGTTACTCCAGAAAGCTTCCAGTACCGAAATCAGCAACAACCGGACCAGTGGGCGCCGGTACAAGAGAGCTTTGCTATACCGGAAGAAGATGGACCGCCGGGTTTAGAACCGAGATCAGGTACAAATACGGATAAAACCTACCTTAGAGCACAAGGAACAAAGCAAAACCGGTCTTATTACCAAGATTATGACCAATACGAAAACCAGCAGAAACGAAATGTGAACGACACAGGGAAGTTCGAAGATAACCGAGAGAAGAACGAGTTTGTGTTTGGGGCGGTTCAGGAGCAGGACGGTCGACGAGAAGCCATGGTGATCAAGGCCGTTGATTTCAACGAAGCCATGAATGATCAGCGAAATCTACGGCCTAGAATCAATTACATGGGATACTCTTCTCATGTTTACTGA
- the LOC103851236 gene encoding uncharacterized protein LOC103851236 isoform X2 produces MLWKLLWSLQTSTTTTTTTKSGVSSRSMVKYESGYNIETVFDGSKLGIEPYAIEVSPNGEELIVLDSENSNIHKIAMPLSRYGKAKLVSGSQEGYTGHVDGKLKEAKMNRPRGLAIDDSGNIYVADTNNMAIRKISDDGVSTIAVGGRRSGGSKEEMMRLSNDFDLIYVSSTCSLLVIDRGNQMIREIHLHDHDCSHHEPETDLHLGTALLVAAAFFGYMLALLVRRVRSLFSSFRHDNKRHHVAKPNMTMAPYQRYPRPVRQPLIPPQHEPEKEEGFLGSLGKLVVKTGSSVSEMISGSRNVTPESFQYRNQQQPDQWAPVQESFAIPEEDGPPGLEPRSGTNTDKTYLRAQGTKQNRSYYQDYDQYENQQKRNVNDTGKFEDNREKNEFVFGAVQEQDGRREAMVIKAVDFNEAMNDQRNLRPRINYMGYSSHVY; encoded by the exons ATGCTGTGGAAATTATTGTGGTCTCTTCAGACATCTACAACCACAACAACCACCACAAAATCTG GTGTTTCTAGCCGTTCAATGGTGAAATATGAAAGTGGATATAATATAGAGACAGTGTTTGATGGAAGTAAGCTTGGGATTGAGCCTTATGCGATTGAAGTTTCCCCTAATGGAGAAGAACTTATTGTCTTGGATTCTGAGAACAGTAACATCCACAAAATTGCCATGCCTCTTTCTAGAT ATGGTAAAGCAAAGCTAGTCTCTGGTTCACAAGAAGGCTACACAGGACACGTGGACGGAAAGCTCAAAGAAGCTAAAATGAATCGTCCTCGAGGGTTAGCTATCGACGACAGTGGAAACATCTACGTCGCAGATACTAACAATATGGCCATACGCAAGATCAGCGACGACG gAGTCTCAACCATCGCCGTTGGTGGAAGACGTAGCGGCGGATCTAAAGAGGAGATGATGAGACTCTCCAATGACTTTGATCTTATCTATGTCTCTTCAACCTGCTCTCTCTTAGTCATTGATCGAGGAAACCAAATGATTAGAGAGATTCATCTCCACGATCATGACTGTTCTCATCACGAACCCGAAACAGATCTTCATCTTG GAACCGCTTTGCTCGTTGCTGCTGCATTTTTTGGATATATGCTTGCATTATTAGTACGTAGAGTACGATCATTGTTCTCTTCGTTTCGTCAT gaTAATAAGAGACATCATGTAGCTAAACCGAACATGACAATGGCTCCATATCAACGTTATCCAAGACCGGTTCGACAGCCATTAATCCCACCTCAGCATGAAccggaaaaagaagaaggattTCTCGGTTCGCTTGGAAAGCTTGTGGTTAAAACCGGTTCTTCGGTTTCTGAGATGATATCCGGTTCAAGGAATGTTACTCCAGAAAGCTTCCAGTACCGAAATCAGCAACAACCGGACCAGTGGGCGCCGGTACAAGAGAGCTTTGCTATACCGGAAGAAGATGGACCGCCGGGTTTAGAACCGAGATCAGGTACAAATACGGATAAAACCTACCTTAGAGCACAAGGAACAAAGCAAAACCGGTCTTATTACCAAGATTATGACCAATACGAAAACCAGCAGAAACGAAATGTGAACGACACAGGGAAGTTCGAAGATAACCGAGAGAAGAACGAGTTTGTGTTTGGGGCGGTTCAGGAGCAGGACGGTCGACGAGAAGCCATGGTGATCAAGGCCGTTGATTTCAACGAAGCCATGAATGATCAGCGAAATCTACGGCCTAGAATCAATTACATGGGATACTCTTCTCATGTTTACTGA
- the LOC103851236 gene encoding uncharacterized protein LOC103851236 isoform X3: MVKYESGYNIETVFDGSKLGIEPYAIEVSPNGEELIVLDSENSNIHKIAMPLSRYGKAKLVSGSQEGYTGHVDGKLKEAKMNRPRGLAIDDSGNIYVADTNNMAIRKISDDGVSTIAVGGRRSGGSKEEMMRLSNDFDLIYVSSTCSLLVIDRGNQMIREIHLHDHDCSHHEPETDLHLGTALLVAAAFFGYMLALLVRRVRSLFSSFRHDNKRHHVAKPNMTMAPYQRYPRPVRQPLIPPQHEPEKEEGFLGSLGKLVVKTGSSVSEMISGSRNVTPESFQYRNQQQPDQWAPVQESFAIPEEDGPPGLEPRSGTNTDKTYLRAQGTKQNRSYYQDYDQYENQQKRNVNDTGKFEDNREKNEFVFGAVQEQDGRREAMVIKAVDFNEAMNDQRNLRPRINYMGYSSHVY, encoded by the exons ATGGTGAAATATGAAAGTGGATATAATATAGAGACAGTGTTTGATGGAAGTAAGCTTGGGATTGAGCCTTATGCGATTGAAGTTTCCCCTAATGGAGAAGAACTTATTGTCTTGGATTCTGAGAACAGTAACATCCACAAAATTGCCATGCCTCTTTCTAGAT ATGGTAAAGCAAAGCTAGTCTCTGGTTCACAAGAAGGCTACACAGGACACGTGGACGGAAAGCTCAAAGAAGCTAAAATGAATCGTCCTCGAGGGTTAGCTATCGACGACAGTGGAAACATCTACGTCGCAGATACTAACAATATGGCCATACGCAAGATCAGCGACGACG gAGTCTCAACCATCGCCGTTGGTGGAAGACGTAGCGGCGGATCTAAAGAGGAGATGATGAGACTCTCCAATGACTTTGATCTTATCTATGTCTCTTCAACCTGCTCTCTCTTAGTCATTGATCGAGGAAACCAAATGATTAGAGAGATTCATCTCCACGATCATGACTGTTCTCATCACGAACCCGAAACAGATCTTCATCTTG GAACCGCTTTGCTCGTTGCTGCTGCATTTTTTGGATATATGCTTGCATTATTAGTACGTAGAGTACGATCATTGTTCTCTTCGTTTCGTCAT gaTAATAAGAGACATCATGTAGCTAAACCGAACATGACAATGGCTCCATATCAACGTTATCCAAGACCGGTTCGACAGCCATTAATCCCACCTCAGCATGAAccggaaaaagaagaaggattTCTCGGTTCGCTTGGAAAGCTTGTGGTTAAAACCGGTTCTTCGGTTTCTGAGATGATATCCGGTTCAAGGAATGTTACTCCAGAAAGCTTCCAGTACCGAAATCAGCAACAACCGGACCAGTGGGCGCCGGTACAAGAGAGCTTTGCTATACCGGAAGAAGATGGACCGCCGGGTTTAGAACCGAGATCAGGTACAAATACGGATAAAACCTACCTTAGAGCACAAGGAACAAAGCAAAACCGGTCTTATTACCAAGATTATGACCAATACGAAAACCAGCAGAAACGAAATGTGAACGACACAGGGAAGTTCGAAGATAACCGAGAGAAGAACGAGTTTGTGTTTGGGGCGGTTCAGGAGCAGGACGGTCGACGAGAAGCCATGGTGATCAAGGCCGTTGATTTCAACGAAGCCATGAATGATCAGCGAAATCTACGGCCTAGAATCAATTACATGGGATACTCTTCTCATGTTTACTGA
- the LOC108870923 gene encoding uncharacterized protein LOC108870923 gives MGLQSFPISEMDTTDDMHEAMFAKRGCCLFLPCLGSSQPSSHGGSVWWQRIRTVDKLEPDERWWMSGWSKMREWSEILAGPKWKTFIRRVGRSHCCGGVGDGGGGGNRTDHVDFRYDSWSYSLNFDDGKQTGHFEDEFPYRDYSMRFTSPSLPVSTKSSIDFDNDSYAPPLPLVK, from the coding sequence ATGGGGCTTCAATCTTTTCCCATCTCTGAAATGGACACAACCGACGACATGCACGAAGCGATGTTCGCCAAACGAGGCTGCTGTCTCTTCCTCCCGTGTCTCGGATCATCTCAGCCGTCTAGTCACGGAGGATCCGTATGGTGGCAACGAATAAGAACCGTGGATAAACTCGAGCCTGACGAGCGCTGGTGGATGTCAGGGTGGAGCAAGATGAGGGAGTGGTCCGAGATCTTGGCTGGTCCCAAGTGGAAAACGTTCATCCGCCGCGTCGGCCGGAGTCACTGCTGCGGCGGGGTCGGAGACGGCGGCGGTGGTGGTAATAGGACGGATCATGTTGATTTCCGGTACGATTCTTGGAGTTACTCGTTGAATTTTGATGATGGTAAACAGACGGGGCATTTCGAGGACGAGTTTCCGTACCGTGATTACTCGATGAGGTTCACCTCGCCGTCTCTGCCGGTCTCCACCAAATCTTCCATTGATTTCGACAATGATAGCTACGCGCCACCGCTGCCGCTGGTTAAGTAA
- the LOC103850955 gene encoding uncharacterized protein LOC103850955 yields the protein MASITASSTFHSLSTTKSLNLSSTLLLPPSKNLTFRSKPIGSSRVCIFTKQNRLGLRKLSSLGEGGEAVAVADDEQQQQQQETVSVPVSPSDMLTMFFQADGTLNEAAVPNVTKALQDIDGVSNLKVQVAEGVAVVELSKQTTVQATGVASSLVETIQGAGFKLQTLNLSFEDEDEVLV from the exons ATGGCGTCGATTACAGCTTCTTCTACTTTCCACTCCTTATCAACAACCAAAAGCCTTAACCTTTCTTCGACCCTTCTCCTTCCTCCATCCAAAAACCTCACCTTTCGATCCAAACCCATCGGAAGCAGCAGAGTCTGCATCTTTACGAAACAGAACCGCCTTGGGTTGAGGAAGCTTTCGTCCCTTGGCGAAGGAGGAGAAGCCGTCGCAGTTGCAGATGATGAGCAAcagcaacaacagcaagagACTGTCTCTGTCCCTGTCTCTCCTTCAGACATGCTCACCATGTTTTTTCAG GCTGATGGAACTTTGAATGAAGCAGCTGTTCCTAATGTCACAAAGGCCTTACag GACATCGACGGAGTTTCCAATTTAAAGGTTCAAGTTGCTGAAGGTGTTGCCGTTGTTGAG CTTTCAAAGCAAACAACGGTTCAAGCAACAGGAGTGGCGTCAAGCTTGGTGGAGACTATACAAGGAGCTGGCTTTAAGTTGCAGACTTTGAATCTTAGCTTTGAAGACGAAGATGAAGTTCTTGTCTAA
- the LOC103851238 gene encoding F-box protein At4g11590-like has product MEIPRVDKIMTSQESKDGVIKGGYSHPIPLELLFIIFLRLPAKTLARCVCVSKLWASIIRSQDFIISFQSQSRILFFIRDYYQTRFENRFFLSNQQEGTSSLLSRTTCHVSDSRSRCRQPQEVNGLICCGYGTSPVIYNPTSGKSLTLPRIYLGQNVGPYVENILGYDPINEEYKVLSMTPLPGNHSGDSIIPYKEHKVFTLGSKSSWRTVECNTIHCPGTISVCINGVVYYGAYVGDGMKQRSLVRFDVRTEKFGFTKMPESVQTLSYYSSTLMNYNGKIALAYSKGYDTYELWVLEDEWSKMCFSTRSWTQPCIKFNVEGITRMGEIILTPRYGGEFYVVYYNLVTKQFRKIDIEGYKSPGGVVVSWEYVEASTMLL; this is encoded by the coding sequence ATGGAAATACCAAGGGTTGATAAGATCATGACCTCACAAGAAAGCAAGGATGGAGTTATCAAAGGAGGATACTCACATCCTATTCCTCTAGAGCTTctgttcattattttcttaagaTTACCTGCCAAAACCTTAGCGAGATGTGTCTGTGTATCAAAGCTTTGGGCCTCCATAATCCGCAGTCAAGATTTCATCATATCTTTCCAATCTCAGTCACGCATCCTCTTCTTTATAAGGGATTATTACCAAACAAGATTCGAGAACCGGTTCTTCTTGTCAAACCAACAAGAAGGaacatcatctcttctttcacGCACCACATGTCACGTCTCTGATTCAAGATCCAGATGTCGCCAGCCTCAAGAAGTCAACGGCTTGATATGTTGTGGATACGGTACGAGTCCAGTGATTTATAACCCCACCTCAGGAAAATCACTAACCTTACCAAGAATCTACCTCGGCCAAAACGTTGGACCGTACGTTGAAAACATTCTTGGATACGATCCAATCAACGAGGAGTATAAGGTATTGTCCATGACTCCGTTACCTGGTAACCATAGTGGTGATAGCATAATACCATATAAGGAACACAAAGTGTTTACGTTGGGATCTAAAAGTTCATGGAGAACGGTCGAGTGTAACACGATTCATTGTCCTGGAACTATTAGTGTATGTATCAACGGGGTTGTGTATTACGGTGCTTACGTAGGAGATGGTATGAAGCAACGTAGCTTAGTGAGATTTGACGTGAGGACTGAAAAGTTCGGTTTTACGAAAATGCCAGAGTCTGTCCAAACGCTAAGTTATTATTCATCAACTCTAATGAACTACAATGGAAAAATAGCCTTAGCTTATTCAAAAGGTTATGATACATATGAGTTGTGGGTTTTGGAAGATGAATGGTCTAAGATGTGTTTTTCCACAAGGTCATGGACACAACCTTGTATTAAATTTAACGTTGAGGGGATTACTAGAATGGGTGAGATTATTTTGACGCCGAGGTATGGGGGTGAGTTCTATGTTGTCTATTACAATCTAGTGACGAAACAATTTAGAAAAATTGATATTGAAGGATATAAAAGTCCTGGTGGAGTAGTTGTTTCATGGGAGTATGTTGAAGCTAGTACCATGCTTTTGTAA